A single Paratractidigestivibacter faecalis DNA region contains:
- a CDS encoding M24 family metallopeptidase, which produces MADAKACAGRVERLRALMAERGYDAVILRNNPDLRWLTGAERTFDDEVAHTAFVTADGQWLHTDSRYANTFRERLGADTPWVIDEEIVSAAAWAAERARATRSRVVAVEDTCDLAFFDAFNQAMSELSTACLTPRMHSDICDLRMVKDAEEVELMRHAQSITDAAFTHICGFIKPGMTEQQIRVELENYMFNHGADSLAFGSIIATGANGANPHAQPGETVVKKGDMIVMDYGAGYHDYKSDMTRTVCVGEPTDEQRHVYDVVRQAHEACAAAAKPGCIGSDIQDLAVKVISDAGYGDFFKHGLGHGVGIEIHENPNFGRRWMRPVPEGSVVTVEPGIYLPGNFGVRLEDFGLMTAEGFVPFTKSTHDLVCIDC; this is translated from the coding sequence ATGGCAGATGCCAAGGCATGCGCGGGGCGCGTCGAGCGCCTGCGCGCCCTCATGGCGGAGCGCGGCTACGACGCCGTGATCCTGCGCAACAACCCCGACCTGCGCTGGCTCACCGGGGCGGAGCGCACCTTTGACGACGAGGTCGCCCACACCGCCTTCGTGACGGCCGACGGCCAGTGGCTCCACACGGACTCCCGCTACGCCAACACCTTCCGCGAGCGCCTGGGCGCCGACACCCCCTGGGTCATCGATGAAGAAATCGTGAGCGCCGCCGCCTGGGCCGCCGAGCGCGCCCGCGCCACCCGCTCTCGCGTCGTGGCCGTCGAGGACACCTGCGACCTTGCCTTCTTCGATGCCTTCAACCAGGCCATGAGCGAGCTCTCCACTGCCTGCCTCACCCCGCGCATGCACAGCGACATCTGCGACCTGCGCATGGTCAAGGACGCCGAGGAGGTCGAGCTCATGCGTCACGCCCAGTCCATCACGGACGCCGCGTTCACGCACATCTGCGGCTTCATAAAGCCCGGCATGACCGAGCAGCAGATCCGCGTGGAGCTCGAGAACTACATGTTCAACCACGGCGCCGACTCCCTGGCCTTTGGCTCAATCATCGCCACCGGCGCAAACGGTGCCAACCCGCACGCCCAGCCCGGCGAGACCGTGGTCAAGAAGGGCGACATGATCGTCATGGACTACGGCGCCGGCTACCACGACTACAAGAGCGACATGACCCGCACCGTCTGCGTGGGCGAGCCCACCGACGAGCAGCGCCACGTCTATGACGTCGTGCGCCAGGCCCACGAGGCCTGCGCCGCCGCGGCAAAGCCCGGCTGCATCGGCTCCGACATCCAGGACCTGGCCGTCAAAGTCATCTCCGACGCCGGCTACGGCGACTTCTTCAAGCACGGCCTGGGCCATGGCGTGGGCATCGAGATCCACGAGAACCCCAACTTCGGCCGCCGCTGGATGCGCCCGGTGCCCGAGGGCTCCGTGGTCACCGTCGAGCCGGGCATCTACCTGCCGGGCAACTTCGGCGTGCGCCTGGAGGACTTCGGCCTCATGACGGCCGAGGGCTTCGTGCCCTTCACGAAGTCCACCCACGACCTCGTCTGCATCGACTGCTAG
- a CDS encoding dehydroquinate synthase/iron-containing alcohol dehydrogenase family protein gives MTQQDDVQPDEKNVTAEPQDANGDADAATAEPEAAEALEPAPAPVKKCRQWVTLRGTSMDARVGRGIVDDIAHDLKSVVGRPHACALLHAPDVSDDVLRTLSRGLSDQGFEVLLAELPSGDACCDLAHADVVAAELARMRVTSDDLVVAVGHLPELSLATMVCHAWCGGTSLALVPCDLVSAVLAGVTPQGLAVGGTPDMLQQDGSARFEICDLDLMGLSGDDAASRENVLLARALMAATAMADSSKAFETLFDATDGLVAGDLNALTEQLTATLRSRGKVVASTSVAVRQSIAYGQSFVAALSGLVGADVPRSAMLADALRFCARLAVASGELSLDDMFTQDELLERLELGSVDCPVDADALYDALRAERFLRTNRFMVEVPRALGRVRLTNVEEATLREHVGAWCAARSQAE, from the coding sequence ATGACACAGCAAGACGACGTCCAGCCGGACGAGAAGAACGTGACCGCTGAGCCGCAGGACGCTAACGGCGACGCCGACGCCGCGACCGCCGAGCCCGAGGCCGCCGAGGCTCTCGAGCCGGCCCCCGCGCCCGTCAAGAAGTGCCGCCAGTGGGTCACCCTGCGCGGCACCTCCATGGACGCCCGCGTGGGCCGCGGCATCGTGGACGACATTGCCCACGACCTCAAGAGCGTCGTCGGCCGACCGCACGCCTGCGCGCTCCTGCACGCGCCCGACGTCTCCGATGACGTTCTGAGGACGCTCTCCCGAGGCCTCTCCGACCAGGGCTTCGAGGTTCTTCTCGCCGAGCTCCCCTCGGGGGACGCGTGCTGCGACCTCGCCCATGCGGACGTCGTGGCAGCAGAGCTCGCCCGCATGCGCGTGACCTCCGACGACCTCGTGGTCGCCGTGGGGCACCTGCCCGAGCTCTCCCTCGCGACGATGGTGTGTCACGCCTGGTGCGGCGGCACCTCGCTGGCCCTCGTGCCCTGCGACCTGGTCTCCGCGGTCCTTGCGGGCGTGACCCCGCAGGGCCTTGCCGTGGGCGGGACGCCCGACATGCTGCAGCAGGACGGCTCTGCCCGCTTCGAGATCTGCGACCTCGACCTCATGGGCCTCTCCGGGGACGACGCCGCCTCCCGCGAGAACGTCCTTCTCGCCCGTGCGCTCATGGCCGCCACGGCCATGGCGGACTCCTCCAAGGCCTTCGAGACCCTCTTCGACGCCACCGACGGTCTGGTGGCGGGAGACCTCAACGCCCTGACCGAGCAGCTCACCGCCACCCTGAGAAGCCGCGGCAAGGTGGTGGCCTCCACGTCGGTGGCCGTCCGCCAGTCCATAGCCTACGGCCAGAGCTTCGTCGCGGCTCTCTCGGGCCTGGTGGGGGCTGACGTGCCGCGCTCCGCCATGCTGGCCGACGCCCTGCGCTTCTGCGCCCGCCTGGCCGTGGCCTCCGGAGAGCTCTCGCTTGACGACATGTTCACCCAGGACGAGCTGCTGGAGCGCCTGGAGCTCGGCAGCGTCGATTGCCCCGTGGACGCAGACGCCCTCTATGACGCGCTTCGCGCCGAGAGGTTCCTGCGCACCAACCGCTTCATGGTGGAGGTGCCGCGCGCCCTCGGCCGCGTGCGCCTGACCAACGTGGAGGAGGCGACCCTGCGCGAGCACGTGGGCGCCTGGTGCGCCGCCCGCTCGCAGGCGGAGTAA
- a CDS encoding shikimate kinase, producing MESAGQGYVVHEGCDHIFFVGFLGAGKSTLARNLSGLFHRPCVDTDRLVERALGKSIACVFSEDGEDAFRDEETRVLKGLEARKSLLVSCGGGIVERPENAGLMRQMGTVVFLDGDLSDSMRQIRSRERRPDLGSARQAERLYRHRYPLYREAADITIDIRNKTFEQVALESGRLLWEKGLL from the coding sequence GTGGAGTCGGCAGGACAGGGATACGTAGTCCACGAGGGATGTGACCACATCTTCTTCGTGGGGTTCCTCGGTGCCGGCAAGTCCACCCTCGCGCGAAACCTGAGCGGTCTCTTCCACCGCCCCTGCGTGGACACGGACCGCCTGGTGGAGCGAGCCCTTGGCAAGTCCATAGCCTGCGTGTTCTCCGAGGACGGCGAGGACGCCTTCCGCGACGAGGAGACCCGCGTTCTCAAAGGCCTCGAGGCCAGGAAGTCCCTGCTCGTGAGCTGCGGCGGCGGCATCGTCGAGCGTCCCGAGAACGCGGGGCTCATGCGGCAGATGGGCACCGTGGTCTTTCTCGACGGAGACCTCTCTGACTCCATGCGCCAGATCAGGAGCCGCGAGCGCCGCCCCGACCTGGGCAGCGCCCGCCAGGCTGAGCGCCTCTACCGGCACCGCTACCCGCTCTACCGGGAGGCGGCCGACATCACCATCGACATTAGGAACAAGACCTTCGAGCAGGTGGCGCTTGAGAGCGGCCGCCTCCTCTGGGAGAAGGGCCTGCTATGA
- a CDS encoding YqeG family HAD IIIA-type phosphatase, whose product MGVFTATRYVASLPQVSIDWLVGEGVSLVLLDRDNTCVPRDTRRVPAEVTAWLAEARSAGLTLCLVSNNFHSGQVRATADELGCEVVDHAMKPAPFALRRAMEMHCATPDKTVMIGDQVFTDVAAGNLAGVRTVLVRPQSRRDLWYTQVFRVFELLALRNHPFEGE is encoded by the coding sequence ATGGGCGTCTTCACGGCAACGCGCTACGTGGCGTCCCTTCCCCAGGTGAGCATCGACTGGCTCGTGGGGGAGGGCGTCTCGCTCGTGCTCCTGGACCGCGACAACACCTGCGTGCCCAGGGACACCAGGAGGGTTCCGGCCGAGGTCACGGCATGGCTCGCCGAGGCGCGCTCCGCCGGCCTCACGCTCTGCCTGGTCTCCAACAACTTCCACTCCGGCCAGGTGCGCGCCACGGCAGACGAGCTGGGGTGCGAGGTCGTCGACCACGCCATGAAGCCCGCCCCCTTCGCGCTGCGCCGCGCCATGGAGATGCACTGCGCCACCCCGGACAAGACCGTCATGATCGGCGACCAGGTCTTCACCGACGTCGCCGCAGGCAACCTCGCCGGCGTCCGTACCGTCCTGGTGAGGCCGCAGTCGCGCCGGGACCTCTGGTACACGCAGGTCTTTCGCGTCTTCGAGCTTCTCGCCCTGCGAAACCACCCCTTCGAGGGCGAGTGA
- the mltG gene encoding endolytic transglycosylase MltG produces the protein MSTPNGQAPRHAAHFGGSGQAPRTPQARQRTSGTTRPASRMRPQAAPGRRAGSTGAVGARSALGSTGVSSRTAQATRRAGSGNVRKRGKQGRASALPLVIGGIVAAAAVIGLVVLLVIPRLTGSASSDGDKQQITAGQVVEVTIPDGSGASAIAQALYDAGVIESKSDFLNQVRRTNSELGLKSGTYSLVTGDSLDNIIQLLSRGPNSTAATLTIPEGFTVAKVASAVESQFGISADDFTAQAKASNYVADYPFLAAAKNDSLEGYLFPKTYDFSGKDVTSDLVIRTMLSQWQTEMAGIDFDAAIASLKSRFQMDFTQEDILTVASIVERETNSDDDRATVASVFYNRLAVGMPLQSDATTAYYKGGDFSAADLKDDNEWNTYTRTGLTPTPICSPGLASIQAACNPDDTSYYYFFISGDYHAFSETYEQHQQAIEARPQ, from the coding sequence ATGAGTACTCCCAACGGCCAGGCGCCTCGTCACGCAGCCCACTTCGGCGGCTCCGGGCAGGCGCCCCGCACCCCGCAGGCGCGCCAGCGCACGTCGGGCACGACCCGTCCCGCCAGCCGCATGCGCCCGCAGGCCGCCCCTGGCCGCAGGGCCGGCTCCACCGGCGCCGTGGGCGCCAGGAGCGCCCTGGGCTCCACCGGGGTCTCAAGCCGCACCGCCCAGGCCACGCGCCGCGCCGGCTCCGGCAATGTCCGCAAGCGCGGCAAGCAGGGGCGCGCCAGCGCCCTTCCCCTCGTCATCGGCGGCATCGTCGCCGCGGCGGCCGTAATCGGGCTGGTTGTGCTTCTCGTCATCCCGCGCCTCACGGGCTCCGCCTCCTCCGACGGGGACAAGCAACAGATAACCGCCGGCCAGGTCGTCGAGGTCACGATTCCTGACGGCTCTGGTGCCTCCGCCATCGCGCAGGCCCTCTACGACGCCGGCGTCATCGAGTCCAAGAGCGACTTCCTCAACCAGGTCAGGCGCACCAACTCCGAGCTCGGCCTCAAGAGCGGCACCTACTCCCTCGTGACGGGCGACTCCCTGGACAACATCATCCAGCTGCTGAGCCGCGGCCCCAACTCCACGGCCGCCACCCTCACCATTCCCGAGGGCTTCACCGTGGCAAAGGTCGCCTCCGCCGTCGAGTCGCAGTTCGGCATCTCGGCTGACGACTTCACCGCCCAGGCCAAGGCGTCCAACTACGTGGCCGACTACCCCTTCCTGGCGGCAGCCAAAAACGACTCCCTCGAGGGCTACCTCTTCCCCAAGACCTACGACTTCTCGGGCAAGGACGTCACGAGCGACCTTGTCATCCGCACCATGCTCTCGCAGTGGCAGACCGAGATGGCAGGCATCGACTTCGACGCGGCCATCGCGAGCCTCAAGTCCCGCTTCCAGATGGACTTCACGCAGGAGGACATCCTCACCGTGGCCTCCATCGTGGAGCGCGAGACCAACTCCGACGACGACCGCGCCACCGTGGCCTCCGTCTTCTACAACCGCCTTGCCGTGGGCATGCCCCTGCAGTCCGATGCCACCACCGCCTACTACAAGGGCGGTGACTTCTCGGCGGCGGACCTCAAGGACGACAACGAGTGGAACACCTACACGCGCACGGGCCTCACGCCCACGCCCATCTGCTCGCCGGGCCTCGCCTCCATCCAGGCCGCCTGCAACCCCGACGACACCAGCTACTACTACTTCTTCATCAGCGGCGACTACCACGCCTTCTCGGAGACCTACGAGCAGCACCAGCAGGCCATCGAGGCAAGGCCGCAGTAG
- the ruvX gene encoding Holliday junction resolvase RuvX, whose translation MRALALDIGEVRVGVAVCDPAGRVASPVCVLPAQEVLQHASTFRRVLEDWEPDVLVCGRPKTMAGEDGPQAERIMSQARQIADACGLPLEFADERLSSQEAKRILREQGLSEKSMRGKVDMVAASLFLQSWLDARHEQ comes from the coding sequence GTGCGCGCACTCGCCCTTGACATCGGGGAGGTCCGCGTCGGCGTCGCCGTGTGCGACCCTGCCGGTCGCGTGGCCTCCCCGGTCTGCGTCCTTCCCGCGCAGGAGGTCCTCCAGCACGCGTCCACGTTCCGGCGCGTGCTGGAGGACTGGGAGCCCGACGTCCTGGTGTGTGGCCGTCCCAAGACCATGGCGGGGGAGGACGGGCCGCAGGCCGAGCGCATCATGTCCCAGGCGCGTCAGATTGCCGACGCGTGTGGTCTTCCTCTTGAGTTTGCCGACGAGCGCCTGTCCTCCCAGGAGGCCAAGCGTATTCTCAGGGAGCAGGGCCTCTCCGAAAAGTCCATGCGCGGCAAGGTCGACATGGTTGCGGCGTCCCTCTTCCTGCAATCCTGGCTCGACGCCAGACACGAGCAGTAA
- the alaS gene encoding alanine--tRNA ligase, whose protein sequence is MSTADFPTMTTAEIRSTFLSFFEERGLKLYPSSSLVPDDPSLLLANAGMNQFKEFYQGKKTMKEIGACSCQKCVRTNDIDCIGEDGRHLSFFEMLGDFSFGGVSKQQACTWAFELITEKFKLPVDRLYFTVFTDDDETHDVWRSLGVAEDHISRLGEDDNFWAAGPTGPCGPCSEIYYDQGPEVGCGKPDCKPGCDCDRFLEFWNLVFTQFDRQEDGSMPELPHRNLDTGMGLERMAAILQHKSANYDGDLMQSLIALGEKISGKSYVADDYSGASRSLRIIADHARAVDFMISDGILPGNEGREYVLRRLLRRAVFHGRLLGIEDAFLTTFIDEVNRLMGEAYPELLKNVALVKGIVSAEEERFSQTLDNGRSYLDAAIAGLAEGAELPGEVAFKLHDTYGFPIDLTVEIAEAAGHEVDMAAFDACMTEQKERARAAANRDAWGDFNNVWTALSDKLAATDFRGYDEESCEAKVLAIVSEGSEVASAAEGSEVEVVLDATPFYAEMGGQCGDTGAIRCDGATLRVTDTKGKGSLYAHVCVVEQGTLEVGATVTATIDHGRRELIRRNHTATHLLDAALKQVLGEHVSQAGSLVEPGRLRFDFTHFEAMTADELERVEGLVNAEIFAAEPIVTRVMSLENARATGAVALFGEKYGDVVRVVSTGESDAPFSRELCGGTHARNTADLGFFKIVSESSVGSNARRIEAVTSAGAIEYVDERLAQMSEVAAQLKCRPADVTERVASLLRELRDTQKKLEAATTGAGSDKVAAAFKSAVDHNGYKLVVARLDGLAGKDMRSAWDGIRDAANGEPVACVIASATPDGKVALLAGATDAAVASGFAAGNVVKAIAGMVGGRGGGRPNMAQAGGSDISGIDAALEAAKKELGL, encoded by the coding sequence ATGAGCACCGCAGACTTTCCTACCATGACCACCGCTGAGATCCGCTCGACGTTCCTCAGCTTCTTCGAGGAGCGCGGCCTCAAGCTGTACCCCAGCTCGTCGCTCGTGCCCGACGACCCCTCCCTGCTTCTCGCCAACGCCGGCATGAACCAGTTCAAGGAGTTCTACCAGGGCAAGAAGACCATGAAGGAGATCGGCGCCTGCTCCTGCCAGAAGTGCGTCCGCACCAATGATATCGACTGCATCGGCGAGGACGGCCGTCACCTGTCCTTCTTCGAGATGCTCGGAGACTTCTCCTTCGGCGGCGTCTCCAAGCAGCAGGCCTGCACCTGGGCCTTCGAGCTCATCACCGAGAAGTTCAAGCTCCCGGTGGACCGCCTCTACTTCACCGTCTTCACCGACGACGACGAGACCCACGACGTGTGGCGCTCCCTGGGCGTGGCCGAGGACCACATCTCCCGCCTCGGCGAGGACGACAACTTCTGGGCCGCCGGCCCCACCGGCCCCTGCGGCCCCTGCTCCGAGATCTACTACGACCAGGGCCCCGAGGTGGGCTGCGGCAAGCCCGACTGCAAGCCCGGCTGCGACTGCGACCGCTTCCTCGAGTTCTGGAACCTCGTCTTCACGCAGTTCGACCGCCAGGAGGACGGCTCCATGCCGGAGCTGCCGCACCGCAACCTCGACACGGGCATGGGCCTGGAGCGCATGGCCGCCATCCTGCAGCACAAGAGCGCCAACTACGACGGCGACCTCATGCAGTCCCTCATCGCTCTCGGCGAGAAGATCTCCGGCAAGAGCTACGTGGCCGACGACTACTCCGGCGCCTCCCGCAGCCTGCGCATCATCGCTGACCACGCCCGCGCCGTGGACTTCATGATTTCCGACGGCATCCTGCCGGGCAACGAGGGCCGCGAGTACGTCCTGCGCCGCCTGCTGCGCCGCGCCGTCTTCCACGGCCGCCTGCTGGGCATCGAGGACGCCTTCCTCACCACCTTCATCGACGAGGTCAACCGCCTCATGGGCGAGGCCTACCCCGAGCTCCTCAAGAACGTCGCCCTGGTGAAGGGCATCGTCTCCGCCGAGGAGGAGCGCTTCTCCCAGACGCTGGACAACGGCCGCTCCTACCTGGACGCCGCCATCGCGGGCCTGGCCGAGGGCGCCGAGCTCCCCGGCGAGGTGGCCTTCAAGCTGCATGACACCTATGGCTTCCCCATCGACCTCACGGTCGAGATCGCCGAGGCCGCCGGCCACGAGGTCGACATGGCCGCCTTCGACGCCTGCATGACCGAGCAGAAGGAGCGTGCGCGCGCCGCCGCCAACCGCGACGCCTGGGGCGACTTCAACAACGTCTGGACGGCGCTCTCCGACAAGCTCGCCGCAACCGACTTCCGCGGCTACGACGAGGAGTCCTGCGAGGCCAAGGTCCTGGCCATCGTCTCCGAGGGCTCCGAGGTGGCCAGCGCCGCCGAGGGCTCCGAGGTCGAGGTCGTCCTTGATGCCACGCCCTTCTACGCCGAGATGGGCGGCCAGTGCGGCGACACCGGCGCCATCCGCTGCGATGGCGCCACCCTGCGCGTGACCGACACCAAGGGCAAGGGCAGCCTGTACGCCCACGTCTGCGTCGTCGAGCAGGGCACCCTCGAGGTTGGCGCCACCGTCACCGCCACCATCGACCACGGCCGCCGCGAGCTCATCCGCCGCAACCACACCGCCACGCACCTCCTGGACGCCGCCCTCAAGCAGGTCCTGGGCGAGCACGTCTCCCAGGCCGGCTCCCTCGTCGAGCCGGGCCGCCTGCGCTTTGACTTCACGCACTTCGAGGCCATGACCGCCGACGAGCTCGAGCGTGTCGAGGGCCTTGTCAACGCAGAGATCTTTGCCGCCGAGCCCATCGTGACCCGCGTCATGAGCCTCGAGAACGCCCGCGCCACCGGCGCCGTCGCCCTCTTTGGCGAGAAGTACGGCGACGTTGTGCGCGTGGTCTCCACCGGCGAGTCCGACGCCCCGTTCAGCCGCGAGCTGTGCGGTGGCACCCACGCCCGCAACACCGCCGACCTCGGCTTCTTCAAGATTGTCTCCGAGAGCTCCGTGGGCTCCAACGCCCGCCGCATCGAGGCCGTCACCTCCGCCGGCGCCATCGAGTACGTCGACGAGCGCCTGGCCCAGATGAGCGAGGTCGCGGCCCAGCTCAAGTGCCGTCCGGCCGACGTCACCGAGCGCGTGGCGTCCCTGCTGCGCGAGCTGCGCGACACCCAGAAGAAGCTCGAGGCCGCAACCACCGGCGCCGGTAGCGACAAGGTCGCGGCCGCCTTCAAGTCCGCCGTCGACCACAACGGCTACAAGCTCGTCGTCGCCCGCCTGGACGGCCTGGCCGGCAAGGACATGCGCTCCGCCTGGGACGGCATCCGCGACGCCGCCAACGGTGAGCCGGTGGCCTGCGTCATCGCCTCCGCCACGCCCGACGGCAAGGTCGCCCTTCTCGCCGGCGCAACCGACGCCGCCGTCGCCTCCGGCTTTGCCGCCGGCAACGTGGTCAAGGCCATCGCCGGCATGGTGGGCGGCCGCGGTGGCGGCAGGCCCAACATGGCCCAGGCCGGTGGCTCCGACATCTCCGGCATCGATGCTGCCCTCGAGGCCGCCAAGAAGGAGCTCGGCCTCTAG
- a CDS encoding family 43 glycosylhydrolase: protein MSRPDVASGQGGHPGANPFMPEWEYVPDGEPHVFGDRVYLYGSHDRFGAPIFCVGDYVCWSAPVDDLAAWREEGVIYRRGQDPANRLGLRLLFAPDVARGADGRYYLFYAFDFMGTIGVAVCDSPAGRYEYLGRVHYPDGTPYGRRAGDGFAFDPAVLVDDDGRVWLYSGFRTPVPALATGGVRTASDGAYVLELAPDMLTVRGPQRLLMATDDPAFLGHGFFEASSIRKLDGRCVFVYSSVANYELCYATSSRPDGGFAYGGVLVSIGDVGLPGHPDEAHGTNYLGNTHGGLLRLGQRTYVFYHRQTNRSSYARQACAEELLPDGRGSWLQAEVTTSGLAGTLPGVGTYQARLACNLWSADGVGRVDGPHPRRALAAHPFLTQEGRGRGARQYVANLRDGAVCGFKYLDLSQTRGIRLVARGRGAGVVEVSDDAGFSRLLGTVDVAAAGRAWADFAAPLEPAGPRSALYLRHRGGGRLDLLEFELLA, encoded by the coding sequence ATGAGCCGGCCGGACGTCGCCTCCGGCCAGGGCGGGCATCCCGGCGCCAACCCCTTCATGCCGGAGTGGGAGTACGTTCCAGACGGCGAGCCCCACGTCTTTGGGGACCGCGTCTACCTCTATGGCTCGCACGACCGCTTTGGCGCGCCCATCTTCTGCGTGGGGGATTACGTCTGCTGGTCTGCCCCCGTGGACGACCTTGCCGCCTGGCGCGAGGAGGGCGTCATCTACCGCCGCGGCCAGGACCCGGCAAACCGCCTGGGGCTGCGCCTGCTCTTCGCGCCTGACGTTGCGCGGGGCGCCGACGGCCGCTACTACCTCTTCTACGCCTTCGACTTCATGGGCACCATCGGCGTGGCCGTCTGCGACAGCCCGGCCGGCCGCTACGAGTACCTGGGGCGCGTCCACTACCCGGACGGCACGCCCTACGGTCGCCGCGCGGGCGACGGCTTTGCCTTCGACCCGGCGGTGCTAGTAGACGACGACGGCCGCGTCTGGCTCTACTCCGGCTTCAGGACGCCCGTGCCGGCGCTCGCCACGGGCGGCGTCCGCACGGCAAGCGACGGCGCCTACGTGCTGGAGCTTGCGCCTGACATGCTGACGGTGCGCGGGCCCCAGCGCCTGCTCATGGCGACGGACGACCCGGCCTTTCTCGGCCACGGCTTCTTCGAGGCGAGCTCCATCCGCAAGCTGGACGGCCGCTGCGTCTTTGTCTACAGCTCCGTGGCCAACTACGAGCTCTGCTACGCCACGAGCAGCCGCCCCGACGGCGGCTTTGCCTACGGCGGCGTCCTGGTCTCAATAGGGGACGTGGGCCTTCCGGGACATCCCGACGAGGCCCATGGCACCAACTACCTGGGAAACACCCACGGCGGCCTCCTGCGCCTGGGGCAGAGGACCTACGTCTTCTACCACCGGCAGACCAACCGCAGCTCCTATGCGCGCCAGGCCTGCGCCGAGGAGCTTCTCCCCGACGGCCGCGGCAGCTGGCTCCAGGCCGAGGTCACCACCTCGGGCCTCGCGGGCACCCTGCCGGGCGTGGGCACCTACCAGGCGCGCCTCGCCTGCAACCTCTGGAGCGCGGACGGCGTGGGCCGCGTGGACGGCCCGCACCCCAGGCGAGCCCTGGCGGCACACCCCTTCCTCACGCAGGAGGGCCGGGGGAGAGGTGCCCGCCAGTACGTGGCAAACCTGCGCGACGGCGCCGTCTGCGGCTTCAAGTACCTTGACCTCTCGCAGACGCGCGGCATCAGGCTCGTCGCCCGCGGGCGGGGCGCTGGCGTCGTGGAGGTCTCCGACGACGCGGGCTTCTCTCGCCTGCTGGGAACGGTGGACGTGGCTGCTGCGGGACGCGCGTGGGCCGACTTTGCCGCGCCCCTGGAGCCGGCAGGCCCAAGGAGTGCCCTCTACCTGCGCCATCGCGGTGGCGGCCGTCTGGACCTGCTCGAGTTCGAGCTCCTCGCGTAG
- a CDS encoding AI-2E family transporter, which yields MSSRPDRHDSQARVDRWRPRALAVWTVVGAFVAAWLVVGALSFVQQALELLLVGGVVGFVCSPITNRLEDAGVPRGAAAFLALLAFLVALAALLAFVGGPLLQELVVLLRNVPSYVTQVNQALADFWAKVGTSENSNVQNLVNSLVGTASTMGSSMASDLARQVSGGLAANLSALASDFTTFFLGIILAYWFAVDYPRMARELVRVVGPERGRDVTLILAVLSRSTGGYMRGTLITSIADGLMVAVGLVLVGHPYAGLVGALTFVLHFIPVIGPMLSAVAGTLLGLFVSPVCALWTLVIAMVAQNVADNLLSPMVMRSAVKIHPALSLVGIIVGGCLGGPVGMVIAVPVTAALRGFFVYFFETRTGRQIVSEDGALFWSRPYVDEKGDPIPALDALDDERFFEGSRLSFSPDVLGERDAPQDDGGDGR from the coding sequence TTGAGCAGTCGTCCGGACAGGCATGACTCCCAGGCGCGCGTGGACCGCTGGCGTCCGCGCGCGCTCGCGGTATGGACGGTCGTCGGCGCCTTCGTGGCGGCGTGGCTGGTCGTGGGCGCCCTCTCCTTCGTCCAGCAGGCCCTGGAGCTGCTGCTGGTCGGCGGCGTGGTGGGCTTTGTCTGCAGCCCCATAACAAACCGCCTGGAGGATGCTGGCGTGCCGCGCGGGGCAGCGGCCTTCCTGGCGCTTCTCGCCTTCCTCGTGGCGCTGGCGGCGCTTCTCGCCTTCGTGGGCGGGCCGCTCCTGCAGGAGCTCGTGGTGCTGCTGCGCAACGTCCCCTCCTACGTGACGCAGGTCAACCAGGCCCTGGCCGACTTCTGGGCCAAGGTGGGCACGAGCGAGAACTCCAACGTCCAGAACCTCGTGAACTCCCTGGTGGGCACCGCCTCGACCATGGGCAGCTCCATGGCGAGCGACCTTGCCCGCCAGGTCTCCGGCGGCCTCGCCGCAAACCTGAGCGCCCTGGCGAGCGACTTCACCACGTTCTTCCTTGGCATTATCCTGGCCTACTGGTTTGCCGTGGACTACCCGCGCATGGCGCGCGAGCTGGTGCGCGTCGTCGGTCCCGAGCGCGGGCGGGACGTGACCCTCATTCTGGCCGTGCTCTCGCGCTCCACCGGCGGCTACATGCGCGGCACCCTCATCACGTCCATCGCCGACGGCCTCATGGTGGCCGTGGGCCTGGTCCTGGTCGGCCACCCCTACGCGGGCCTGGTGGGTGCCCTCACCTTCGTGCTGCACTTCATCCCGGTCATCGGCCCCATGCTCTCGGCCGTGGCCGGGACGTTGCTCGGGCTCTTTGTGAGCCCGGTCTGCGCCCTGTGGACGCTGGTCATTGCCATGGTCGCCCAGAACGTGGCCGACAACCTGCTGTCTCCCATGGTGATGCGCAGCGCCGTCAAGATCCACCCGGCGCTCTCGCTGGTCGGCATCATCGTCGGCGGCTGCCTGGGTGGCCCCGTGGGCATGGTCATCGCCGTGCCGGTCACGGCGGCCCTGCGCGGCTTCTTCGTCTACTTCTTCGAGACCCGCACCGGGCGCCAGATCGTCTCCGAGGACGGCGCCCTCTTCTGGAGCCGCCCCTACGTCGACGAGAAGGGCGACCCCATCCCGGCGCTGGACGCCCTGGACGACGAGCGCTTCTTCGAGGGCTCTCGCCTGTCCTTCTCACCTGACGTCCTTGGCGAGAGGGACGCGCCGCAAGACGACGGCGGCGACGGTCGATGA